A genomic segment from Nematostella vectensis chromosome 6, jaNemVect1.1, whole genome shotgun sequence encodes:
- the LOC5509250 gene encoding DNA replication complex GINS protein SLD5, with protein MDEDLIPGLGSTQRDDSDEEIEITAAEVLEKLQEAWNNEKFSPELLESKSDLLECMLDQIKGMEKNLERVKQKNLVATFHKLEIDRIRYVLSSYLRTRLQKIEKHVVHILEQEASRDADEPSRLSPEELQYAKEYADNMESLFKSLVLQHMPPNMQSIDRKKSVPRPNLDSYVFFKVLEDQEQVMIDPEEQPIDLEKGAQHIMRYSAVAPLLANGSIALL; from the exons ATGGATGAAGATTTGATTCCTGGTCTAGGGTCAACCCAACGAGATGACAGTGACgaagaaatagaaataacGGCCGCCGAAGTGCTTGAAAAGTTACAAGAG GCATGGAACAATGAGAAATTTTCGCCAGAACTCTTAGAGAGCAAGTCTGATCTTCTAGAATGCATGCTAGATCAAATCAAAGGAATG GAGAAAAATTTAGAGAGAGTAAAACAGAAAAATCTTGTAGCAACATTCCACAAACTTGAG ATAGACAGAATACGTTATGTCCTTAGCAGCTATCTTAGAACTAGGCTACAAAAG ATTGAAAAACATGTTGTGCATATACTTGAACAAGAAGCTAGTCGTGATGCAGATGAGCCATCACGCCTCTCACCAGAGGAGTTGCAGTATGCTAAAGA atatgcAGATAACATGGAAAGTTTGTTCAAAAGCTTAGTACTTCAACACATGCCACCAAACATGCAAAGTATAGACAGGAAAAAGTCTG TTCCAAGACCAAATCTTGATAGTTATGTGTTTTTTAAAGTCTTGGAGGACCAGGAGCAAGTGATGATTGATCCAGA AGAGCAGCCAATTGACCTTGAAAAAGGTGCACAGCATATCATGCGGTACTCTGCTGTAGCTCCACTGCTGGCAAATGGTTCAATTGCATTGTTGTAG
- the LOC116616196 gene encoding secreted effector protein PipB2-like, which produces MGLTWMGLTRNGQDLDGADLDGADLDGNDLDGTDLDGTDLDGLDMDGADLDGADLDGTDLDGADLDGADLDGADLDGTDLDGADLDGADLDGTDLDGTDLDGTDLDGTDLDGATWMGLTWMGLTWNGTGLDGTGLDGTDLEWD; this is translated from the coding sequence ATGGGACTGACTTGGATGGGGCTGACTAGGAATGGGCAAGACTTAGATGGGGCTGACTTAGATGGGGCTGACTTGGATGGGAATGACTTGGATGGGACTGACTTGGATGGGACTGACTTGGATGGGCTTGACATGGATGGGGCTGACTTGGATGGGGCTGACTTAGATGGGACTGACTTGGATGGGGCTGACTTGGATGGGGCTGACTTGGATGGGGCTGACTTGGATGGGACTGACTTGGATGGGGCTGACTTGGATGGGGCTGACTTGGATGGGACTGACTTGGATGGGACTGACTTGGATGGGACTGACTTGGATGGGACTGACTTGGATGGGGCGACTTGGATGGGACTGACTTGGATGGGACTGACTTGGAATGGGACTGGCTTGGATGGGACTGGCTTGGATGGGACTGACTTGGAATGGGACTGA
- the LOC125567957 gene encoding uncharacterized protein LOC125567957 gives MTEWEPALEDVYKLMREPTNIKDTNAVAIVRKKADKTVMNGDGHPNTLVDDYEVIRHIPKLMSTWVTKYLKRPTNCEKVVVKGKWVNRGGGYGLEIPCEYIFEGDSFSSSWLKRKLFIEEFDATDPHKTTQVSQDD, from the coding sequence ATGACTGAGTGGGAACCAGCACTAGAAGATGTTTACAAACTTATGCGGGAACCAACTAACATAAAGGATACGAATGCTGTTGCAATCGTAAGAAAAAAAGCCGACAAAACGGTGATGAATGGAGACGGTCACCCGAATACTCTAGTTGACGATTACGAAGTTATCAGGCATATTCCCAAACTGATGTCGACGTGGGTTACCAAATATCTCAAGAGACCTACGAACTGTGAGAAAGTCGTAGTCAAAGGGAAGTGGGTGAACAGAGGTGGTGGCTATGGACTCGAGATTCCTTGTGAATACATATTTGAAGGTGACAGTTTTTCTTCTAGCTGGCTAAAGCGGAAATTGTTTATCGAGGAATTTGATGCGACTGATCCGCACAAGACCACACAAGTCTCACAAGACGATTAG
- the LOC5509246 gene encoding insulin-degrading enzyme produces the protein MKMEGVKEVHKDIPKSPQDDRDYRGLLLENGLKVLLIHDSLTDKSAAAMDVHIGSLTDPKELPGLAHFCEHMLFLGTEKYPGENAYTQFLTENGGSSNAFTSGEHTNYFFDVKYESLSNALDRFAQFFLCPLFNADAKDREVNAVDSENSKNRLNDMWRLNQLDKSTVDPSHPYNKFCTGNKLTLDTRPKEKGIDTREELLKFHSLYYSANIMSLSVIGRESLDEMTEMVVKLFSPVQNKNVTIPTFPEHPYGAEQVQTLFKVVPVKDMKNLNLMFPIPDMRKYYHFKPSHYISHLIGHEGEGSLLSELKAKGWVNALVAGALDGAKGFMFFMCNMELTNEGQDHIFEISTSVFQYLEMLRREEPLEWVFEECKALAEVRFCFNDKETPRSYVCHLARSLHDFSIDDVLRGPHLLTSFRPDLIKQVLDNLVPEKVRITIVSKAFEGKTDKTEEWYGTEYSMERIDQQQIKDWKNVSLNAALTIPKKNEFIPTDLDIRPAPGETSQFPVLIKDSPLTKVWFKQDVTFLLPKACMLFEITSPLAYIDPCHCNMAYIFLQLLKDSLNEYAYDAEIAGVTYNLDNTMYGIFMSIRGYNHKQGILMEKILKRMTKFKVDPNRFRLIKERYEQGLRNFKAEQPHQHALYYTSYLLEELAWHKDELIDALEEVTIEKLQAFIPELLGRLHIECLLHGNVTEKEALGLVDTMESIFTENSGTKPLLPLQLRRHREIQLPHNSSHLFEAVNHVHSNSSIEIYYQCDLQETRSNMLLELFCQVIHESCFNILRTQEQLGYIVFSGPRRGNGAQGLRFIIQSDKEPSLLDSRVEVFLDKTKEMIESMTDEEFKNHIDALAVRRLDKPKKLRTETQKHWGEILTRQYNFDRDNVEVAFLRTLTKDDLLNFYKDLLEPSAPRRHKLAVHILPNTMSKLEQNDVIKSEVEAVDASPVTLSKKPVLIQDVATFKSGLPLLPLVSPYETHTTKSKL, from the exons atgaaaatggaagGAGTCAAGGAAGTTCACAAGGACATCCCGAAATCTCCACAAGACGATCGGGATTACAGGGGTTTATTGTTAGAGAACGGGCTTAAAGTGCTGCTGATTCACGACTCGTTGACCGATAAGAGTGCAGCCGCTATGGACGTGCATATAG GGAGCTTGACAGATCCAAAAGAATTACCTGGCCTTGCTCATTTCTGCGAGCATATGCTTTTTCTTGGAACAGAAAAG TACCCTGGTGAAAATGCCTATACTCAG tttttgacAGAGAACGGTGGGTCATCTAATgctttcacatctggagaacACACAAACTATTTCTTTGATGTAAAATATGAATCTCTTTCTAATGCTCTAGACAG GTTTGCACAATTTTTCCTGTGCCCATTATTTAATGCTGATGCAAAGGACAGAGAGGTCAATGCTGTTGACTCTG aaaattCAAAAAACCGTTTGAATGACATGTGGAGATTAAATCAGTTGGACAAGTCAACAGTTGACCCATCTCATCCATACAACAAGTTTTGCACAG GAAACAAGCTTACCCTTGATACACGACCTAAGGAGAAAGGAATAGACACGAGAGAAGAGCTTCTGAAGTTTCACTCTCTTTACTACTCAGCTAACATAATGTCCTTATCAGTTATAGGAAGAG AGTCTCTTGATGAAATGACTGAGATGGTGGTGAAGCTGTTTTCTcctgtacaaaacaaaaatgttacCATCCCTACATTTCCAGAACATCCTTATGGAGCTGAGCAAGTGCAG ACTTTGTTCAAAGTGGTTCCTGTAAAAGACATGAAGAATTTAAACCTGATGTTCCCTATTCCTGATATGAGGAAATACTATCACTTCAAG CCGAGTCATTACATCTCTCACCTTATTGGCCATGAGGGAGAGGGAAGTCTCTTATCAGAACTTAAGGCTAAAG GTTGGGTGAATGCATTGGTCGCTGGTGCACTGGATGGAGCTAAAGGCTTTATGTTTTTCATGTGTAATATGGAGCTAACGAATGAAGGGCAAG ATCACATCTTTGAGATTTCGACCAGTGTTTTCCAGTACCTAGAGATGTTGCGCCGAGAGGAGCCCCTTGAATGGGTTTTTGAGGAGTGCAAG GCATTGGCTGAAGTGCGATTCTGCTTTAATGATAAAGAAACTCCTAGATCATATGTCTGTCATTTGGCAAGATCACTTCAT GATTTCTCTATTGACGATGTTCTACGGGGTCCTCATCTTCTCACGTCATTTCGCCCTGATCTGATCAAGCAAGTGCTTGACAATTTGGTCCCTGAGAAAGTCAG GATAACCATTGTATCTAAAGcttttgaaggaaaaacagacAAGACGGAGGAATGGTATGGCACCGAATACTCGATGGAGAGAATCGATCAGCAACAAATCAAG GATTGGAAAAATGTTTCCCTGAATGCTGCCCTTACCATCCCTAAAAAGAACGAGTTTATTCCGACGGATTTGGATATACGGCCAGCTCCAGGAGAG ACCTCGCAATTCCCAGTTCTTATTAAG GATTCCCCTCTTACCAAGGTCTGGTTCAAACAAGATGTCACATTCCTTCTGCCCAAAGCATGTATGCTTTTTGAAATCACCAG CCCGTTAGCATACATAGACCCATGCCACTGCAACATGGCATACATCTTCCTGCAGCTTCTTAAGGACTCACTCAACGAGTACGCCTATGATGCCGAGATCGCCGGCGTGACGTACAACCTGGACAACACCATGTATGGAATATTT ATGAGCATCAGGGGCTACAACCACAAGCAGGGGATCTTGATGGAAAAGATCCTCAAGCGCATGACCAAGTTCAAAGTGGATCCCAACAGATTCCGTCTCATCAAGGAGAGG TACGAACAAGGCCTGAGGAACTTCAAGGCAGAGCAGCCTCACCAACACGCACTGTACTACACTTCCTACTTACTGGAAGAACTTGCCTGGCACAAGGACGAGCTCATAGACGCCCTAGAAG AAGTGACAATAGAAAAGCTACAAGCCTTCATCCCCGAACTCCTTGGACGATTGCACATCGAGTGTCTGCTACACGGGAACGTCACAGAAAAG GAAGCCCTTGGTTTGGTCGACACTATGGAGAGCATCTTCACTGAGAACTCGGGCACGAAGCCGCTACTCCCGCTACAACTACGACGTCACCGAGAGATACAACTACCGCACA ATTCATCGCATCTATTCGAAGCTGTCAATCATGTCCACAGTAACTCAAGTATCGAGATCTACTATCAG TGCGATCTGCAAGAGACAAGGAGTAACATGCTGCTGGAGTTGTTCTGTCAGGTCATCCATGAGTCTTGTTTTAACATCCTCAGGACCCAGGAGCAGCTGGGATACATAGTGTTCAGCGGGCCACGAAGAGGCAATGGGGCACAG GGTCTACGCTTCATCATCCAATCGGATAAAGAACCTTCTCTACTAGACTCTAGGGTTGAGGTTTTCCTTGACAAAACAAAG GAAATGATTGAGTCGATGACAGACGAGGAGTTCAAAAACCACATTGATGCCCTCGCCGTCAGACGACTCGACAAACCCAAGAAGCTGCGAACTGAAACCCAGAAACATTGGGGAGAGATTCTCACCCGACAGTACAACTTTGATCGAG ATAACGTTGAGGTGGCGTTTTTGCGGACACTTACCAAGGATGACCTGCTCAATTTCTACAAG GATTTGCTAGAACCTAGCGCCCCCAGACGACACAAGTTAGCAGTGCATATCCTTCCCAATACCA TGAGCAAGCTAGAAcaaaatgacgtcatcaaatcTGAGGTAGAGGCCGTAGATGCATCACCAGTTACACTCTCAAAAAAG CCTGTACTTATTCAGGACGTGGCGACCTTCAAGAGCGGACTACCCTTGCTTCCATTAGTGTCTCCCTACGAAACGCACACAACCAAGTCCAAACTTTAG